A section of the Candidatus Manganitrophus noduliformans genome encodes:
- the eboE gene encoding metabolite traffic protein EboE produces MRIGPDKAFHLTYCSNIHPGNGWPEVFGNLEKYAPALKSILSPDAPFGIGLRLSSKESEALLAGEEIDRFKSFLDGHGLYLFTLNGFPFGAFHRQRVKAGVFAPDWRTEERLRYTLRLIEILRRLLPDGMEGSISTSPLTYKRWIIANDPATWETIVQNLVRVASALVCAKEETGKVIHLDIEPEPDGLIENSIEAVDFFRKYLLPIGAPLLAAALQRPVPRAERDLLEHIRICYDTSHMAVEYEEAESALDLLQRAGIQIGKVQISAALKMAVPSDPEPLKALSDRLRPFSESIYLHQVIERNAQEGLRHYADLSDLFPITRSLDSREWRIHFHLPLFFSGEGPLHSTGGETARLLQLLGERRFTSHLEIETYTWDILPPGLKRDLVESIADEYRWVLEQMIS; encoded by the coding sequence ATGCGGATCGGACCGGACAAGGCCTTTCATCTGACTTATTGCTCCAACATTCATCCCGGAAACGGATGGCCGGAGGTCTTCGGAAATCTGGAGAAATATGCGCCGGCGCTCAAATCGATCCTCTCCCCCGATGCGCCGTTCGGCATCGGCCTTCGCCTCTCCTCCAAAGAGAGCGAGGCGCTACTGGCGGGAGAAGAAATCGACCGTTTTAAATCGTTCCTCGACGGCCATGGTCTTTATCTCTTTACGCTCAACGGATTTCCCTTCGGCGCCTTTCACCGGCAGCGGGTCAAGGCGGGGGTCTTCGCGCCCGACTGGCGGACCGAAGAGCGGCTGCGCTATACCCTCCGGCTGATCGAGATCCTTCGAAGGCTCCTCCCTGACGGAATGGAAGGGAGCATCTCGACCTCTCCGCTGACCTACAAACGCTGGATCATCGCCAACGACCCGGCAACCTGGGAGACGATCGTTCAAAATCTCGTCCGAGTCGCCTCCGCCCTGGTCTGCGCAAAAGAGGAGACAGGAAAAGTGATCCACCTCGACATCGAGCCGGAGCCGGACGGCCTGATCGAGAACAGTATCGAGGCGGTCGATTTTTTCCGGAAATATCTCCTCCCGATCGGCGCGCCGCTTCTGGCCGCCGCGCTCCAACGCCCGGTTCCCCGGGCGGAACGCGATCTCCTCGAACATATCCGAATCTGTTACGATACCTCCCATATGGCGGTCGAATACGAGGAGGCGGAGAGCGCCCTCGACCTCCTCCAAAGAGCGGGGATCCAAATCGGAAAGGTTCAGATCAGCGCCGCGCTGAAGATGGCCGTTCCCTCCGATCCGGAGCCGCTTAAGGCGCTCTCCGATCGACTCCGTCCTTTTTCGGAATCAATCTACCTTCACCAGGTCATCGAGCGCAACGCGCAAGAAGGTCTTCGCCATTATGCCGATTTAAGCGACCTCTTCCCGATCACCCGAAGCCTCGATTCCCGCGAGTGGCGGATTCACTTTCACCTTCCCCTCTTTTTCTCCGGGGAAGGACCGCTTCACTCCACGGGGGGCGAAACCGCGCGCCTCCTCCAATTATTGGGCGAGCGGCGGTTCACCTCTCATCTCGAGATCGAAACCTACACCTGGGACATCCTCCCCCCCGGTTTGAAGCGGGACCTGGTTGAATCGATCGCCGATGAGTATCGTTGGGTGCTGGAGCAGATGATATCATGA
- a CDS encoding nucleotide pyrophosphatase/phosphodiesterase family protein: protein MKKTVVINVVGLTQRLLGPATPSLSEWAKRGKVVPIEAVTPAVTCAAQATYLTGSWPAQHGIVGNGWYFRDECEIKFWRQSNRLVQAPKLWEIARAADPNFTCANLFWWFNMHSTVDYSITPRPMYPADGRKIPDIYTQPGAIRQEIQADLGPFPLFHFWGPATSIQSSRWIAEAARWIDRRYNPTLTLIYLPHLDYNLQRRGPDDPSLAQDLREIDAVCGDLIRHYAAADAEILFLSEYGITPVTKPIHLNRIFREQGWIALREELGRELLDPGASAVFAVADHQVAHIYLNDLSKEDAVRAVLEKTSGIELILDEEGKRRHHLNHPRAGEMIAVASSDAWFTYYYWLDDRRAPDFARTVDIHRKPGYDPVELFIDPAISFPKLKIGGRLLQKALGFRTLLDVIPLDAALVKGSHGRVADSADEGPLFITQRPDLLKADSLRAVDLCNLILSHLGLERDERIHSPIVVHPSFS, encoded by the coding sequence CTGAAGAAAACCGTCGTCATCAATGTGGTCGGACTCACACAGCGGCTTCTCGGCCCCGCCACCCCTTCTCTGTCGGAATGGGCAAAGCGAGGGAAGGTTGTCCCGATCGAAGCGGTCACCCCGGCGGTCACCTGCGCCGCCCAGGCGACCTATCTGACCGGGAGCTGGCCCGCGCAACATGGGATTGTCGGAAACGGCTGGTATTTTCGGGATGAATGTGAGATCAAGTTTTGGCGGCAGTCGAACCGGCTGGTTCAGGCGCCGAAGCTCTGGGAGATCGCCCGCGCGGCCGATCCGAATTTTACCTGCGCCAATCTCTTCTGGTGGTTCAACATGCACTCGACCGTCGATTATTCGATCACGCCGCGCCCGATGTATCCCGCCGACGGCCGAAAGATCCCCGATATCTATACCCAGCCGGGAGCGATCCGGCAAGAGATCCAGGCCGATCTTGGCCCGTTCCCCCTCTTTCACTTCTGGGGGCCGGCCACCTCGATCCAATCAAGCCGTTGGATCGCGGAAGCGGCCCGGTGGATCGACCGGCGCTACAACCCGACCCTCACCCTGATCTATCTTCCGCACCTCGACTACAACCTGCAGCGGCGCGGCCCCGACGATCCTTCTCTCGCGCAGGACCTCCGGGAGATCGACGCCGTCTGCGGCGACCTGATCCGGCACTACGCGGCGGCCGACGCGGAGATCCTCTTTCTTTCGGAATATGGGATCACGCCGGTGACGAAACCGATTCACCTCAATCGAATTTTCAGGGAACAAGGTTGGATCGCCCTCCGCGAGGAGTTGGGGCGGGAATTGCTCGATCCGGGGGCGAGCGCCGTCTTCGCCGTCGCCGACCATCAAGTCGCCCATATCTATCTGAACGACCTGTCGAAGGAGGATGCGGTCCGCGCCGTCCTGGAGAAGACGTCCGGGATCGAATTGATCTTGGATGAAGAGGGGAAACGCCGACACCACTTGAATCACCCGCGGGCCGGGGAAATGATCGCCGTCGCTTCAAGCGACGCCTGGTTCACCTATTATTATTGGTTGGATGATCGCCGGGCGCCCGACTTCGCGAGGACGGTCGATATCCATCGCAAGCCGGGATATGACCCGGTGGAGCTTTTCATCGATCCCGCGATCTCTTTTCCGAAATTAAAAATCGGAGGGCGTCTCCTCCAAAAAGCGCTCGGATTTCGGACCTTGCTCGATGTCATTCCGCTCGACGCCGCCCTGGTCAAAGGCTCTCACGGACGGGTCGCCGACTCGGCCGACGAGGGACCGCTCTTTATCACGCAACGCCCGGATCTCCTGAAAGCCGATTCGCTCCGAGCGGTCGATCTCTGCAATCTGATCTTAAGCCACCTCGGCCTGGAACGCGACGAGCGGATCCATTCACCGATCGTCGTTCATCCATCTTTCAGCTAG
- the lon gene encoding endopeptidase La produces the protein MTADERDGREDVKRTSLPDALSVLPLRDTVAFPMAVIPLLVGQERSVKLVEDAMRSNRMILLVAQKSVEARPAGPEDLYRMGTAAVIQQLLRAPDGTLRLVVQGLERVRIVDFARTEPYLVARIERAPEIIEEGVEVEAFIRAVRDLIQRLTPLIPELPDELSGAIQALTDLRQIVYLVATSVPISVAARQDLLEINSLPAKLRRLIELLQHEVAVRELGQKITRETEEEMSKAQRDYVLREQMKTIQRQLGEENPEQAEIEAFRRRLQEAPLPEEARKEAERELSRLERLPPAAAEHGLIRTYLDWLLSLPWGKTTGGQIDVGHARKILDEDHYDLEKIKERILEYLAVRKLREERRAAVPLTGAGEAGLVAEAGPLPQTPEDEALREPILCFVGPPGVGKTSLGQSIARAMGRKFVRISLGGIHDEAEIRGHRRTYIGAMPGRIIQALRRAETFDPVFMLDEVDKLGVGFHGDPSAALLEVLDPAQNHAFVDTYLGVPVDLTKVLFICTANTIDTIPSALQDRMEIVSLSGYTEEEKLHIARRYLLRRQLRANGLQAEEVTLEDEAIRRIIREYTREAGVRNLERAIAGVLRKVARRISEGAQTPIAVTADKIPEYLGRPRFMNEVAERIDRPGIATGLAWTPTGGDVLFVEATMMQSHEEHLILTGMLGDVMRESAQAAVSYVRSNAERLGIDPKIFDGKTVHIHVPAGAIPKDGPSAGVTMVAAIASLASGRPVRNDLAMTGEITLRGKVLPVGGIKEKVLAAYRVGVKTILLPQRNENDLEDVPEEVKRSLTFIPLGSAEDVLKNALVPVPTESGLLV, from the coding sequence ATGACGGCGGATGAAAGAGATGGAAGAGAAGATGTGAAAAGAACCTCCCTCCCGGACGCGCTCTCGGTCCTTCCATTACGAGACACGGTGGCGTTCCCCATGGCGGTGATCCCGCTTCTCGTCGGCCAGGAGCGCTCGGTGAAGCTGGTGGAGGATGCCATGCGCTCCAATCGGATGATCTTATTGGTCGCGCAAAAGAGCGTCGAGGCGCGTCCCGCCGGGCCGGAAGATCTCTATCGGATGGGGACCGCGGCGGTCATTCAGCAACTCCTTCGGGCGCCGGATGGGACCCTTCGTCTGGTGGTCCAAGGGTTGGAGCGGGTCCGAATCGTCGATTTCGCCAGGACGGAGCCATACCTTGTCGCCCGGATTGAACGGGCACCCGAAATCATCGAAGAAGGGGTCGAGGTCGAAGCGTTTATTCGCGCCGTTCGAGATCTGATCCAGCGACTGACGCCGCTGATCCCCGAGCTTCCCGATGAACTCAGCGGCGCCATCCAGGCGCTCACCGACCTGCGTCAGATTGTCTATCTGGTGGCGACCAGCGTTCCGATTTCGGTCGCCGCGCGCCAGGATCTTTTAGAGATCAATTCCCTCCCTGCCAAACTGCGGCGGCTGATCGAATTGCTGCAGCATGAGGTCGCGGTTCGAGAGCTGGGGCAGAAAATCACGCGCGAGACCGAAGAGGAGATGTCGAAGGCGCAGCGGGACTACGTTCTTCGCGAGCAGATGAAGACGATCCAGCGGCAGCTGGGGGAGGAGAATCCCGAACAGGCGGAGATCGAGGCGTTCCGACGCCGGCTGCAAGAAGCGCCGCTTCCGGAAGAGGCGCGGAAGGAAGCCGAACGCGAATTGTCCCGGTTGGAGCGCCTGCCGCCTGCCGCCGCGGAGCATGGTCTGATTCGCACCTATCTCGATTGGTTGTTGAGCCTTCCTTGGGGAAAGACAACCGGGGGGCAAATCGACGTCGGTCATGCGCGGAAAATCCTTGATGAGGATCACTACGACCTCGAAAAAATCAAAGAGCGGATTCTCGAATACCTGGCGGTGAGAAAGTTGCGGGAAGAGCGCCGCGCCGCCGTTCCCTTGACCGGGGCCGGCGAGGCGGGACTTGTCGCGGAAGCGGGGCCGCTTCCACAAACGCCTGAAGATGAAGCGCTTCGCGAGCCGATTCTCTGCTTCGTCGGGCCGCCGGGGGTCGGAAAGACCTCGCTCGGCCAGTCGATCGCCCGCGCGATGGGCCGGAAGTTTGTCCGGATCAGTCTCGGCGGAATCCATGACGAGGCGGAGATCCGGGGACACCGGCGGACCTATATCGGCGCCATGCCGGGCCGGATTATTCAGGCGCTCCGGCGCGCCGAGACGTTCGATCCGGTCTTTATGTTGGATGAGGTCGACAAGCTCGGCGTCGGCTTTCACGGCGATCCGTCCGCCGCGTTATTGGAGGTGCTCGATCCGGCGCAGAACCATGCCTTTGTCGATACCTACTTGGGCGTGCCGGTGGATCTCACAAAAGTCCTCTTCATCTGCACCGCGAACACGATCGATACGATTCCATCCGCCCTTCAGGACCGGATGGAAATCGTCTCTTTGTCGGGTTATACCGAGGAGGAGAAGCTTCACATCGCGCGCCGCTATCTTTTACGGAGACAGCTTCGAGCGAACGGTCTCCAGGCGGAGGAGGTGACGCTCGAAGATGAGGCGATCCGGCGGATTATTCGGGAATACACACGCGAGGCGGGGGTGCGAAACCTTGAGCGGGCGATCGCCGGAGTCTTGCGGAAGGTGGCCCGGCGGATCAGCGAGGGGGCGCAGACGCCGATCGCCGTCACCGCCGACAAGATTCCGGAATATCTGGGGCGGCCTCGATTCATGAACGAAGTCGCCGAGCGGATCGATCGGCCCGGCATCGCAACGGGGTTGGCCTGGACGCCGACCGGCGGCGATGTCCTCTTTGTCGAGGCGACGATGATGCAGAGCCACGAAGAGCATTTGATTTTGACCGGAATGTTGGGCGACGTCATGCGGGAATCGGCGCAGGCGGCCGTTTCCTACGTCCGGTCGAATGCGGAGCGGCTGGGAATCGATCCGAAGATTTTCGATGGAAAGACCGTCCACATCCACGTCCCTGCCGGGGCGATTCCGAAGGACGGTCCGTCGGCCGGCGTGACGATGGTCGCGGCGATCGCTTCGCTTGCTTCGGGGCGGCCGGTGCGGAATGATCTCGCCATGACGGGGGAGATTACCCTTCGGGGGAAAGTGCTTCCGGTCGGCGGCATTAAGGAGAAGGTCTTGGCCGCCTATCGGGTGGGGGTGAAGACAATTCTTCTCCCGCAGCGGAACGAAAATGATCTGGAGGATGTGCCGGAGGAGGTGAAACGATCCCTCACTTTTATTCCGCTCGGTTCGGCGGAGGATGTTTTGAAGAACGCGCTGGTGCCCGTTCCAACGGAGAGCGGATTGTTGGTTTGA
- a CDS encoding superoxide dismutase family protein: protein MKYALLAAFGLVLLGATAFADSKAEADIINGQGEKIGTATFMEEGKGVKIAISVSKLSPGQHGLHIHAVGKCEGPNFTSAGGHLNPEGKKHGLESPEGPHAGDLPNLSVGPDGNAKTEITTDRVTLGEGKNSLFQPDGTALVIHVAEDDQKADPIGNAGPRAACGVIKKK, encoded by the coding sequence ATGAAATACGCTCTTCTGGCCGCATTTGGATTGGTTCTGCTCGGCGCCACCGCTTTCGCGGACTCGAAGGCGGAAGCCGATATCATCAATGGACAGGGGGAAAAGATCGGCACCGCGACCTTTATGGAAGAAGGAAAAGGGGTGAAGATTGCCATTTCCGTTTCAAAGCTCTCCCCGGGCCAGCACGGACTGCACATCCACGCCGTCGGAAAATGCGAGGGCCCTAATTTCACATCGGCGGGAGGTCATCTCAATCCGGAAGGGAAAAAACATGGATTGGAAAGCCCGGAGGGACCGCACGCCGGCGATCTGCCGAACCTGAGCGTCGGCCCCGACGGCAACGCGAAAACCGAAATAACGACCGATCGGGTCACCCTCGGCGAAGGGAAAAACTCCCTCTTCCAGCCGGATGGCACCGCGCTGGTCATCCACGTCGCCGAGGACGACCAAAAAGCCGACCCGATCGGCAACGCCGGCCCTCGGGCCGCGTGTGGGGTGATTAAGAAGAAATAG
- a CDS encoding TatD family hydrolase: MEYIDMHAHMASRTTDDYEQMALTGCVALTDPAFWAGFDRSSADGFDDYFHQLTEVEPKRAARVGIRHYTWLCLNPKEADNRSLARAVIEKIPKYLDRPNVLGIGEIGLNRVTRNEVATFQDHLDLAVAHNQMILIHTPHLEDKYKGTRIIVETLLKDGRIDPGRILIDHAEEHTIGMILKNGFWAGITLYPQTKVSPQRAIDMIERAGPERICVSSACDWGPSLPIAIPRFALEMRRRCHSERSIRKIIYENPAAFLSQSPRFTLENVTDRNGQKAAPSAPLGAR, encoded by the coding sequence GCTGCGTGGCGCTGACCGACCCCGCCTTCTGGGCCGGCTTCGACCGCTCCTCGGCCGACGGCTTCGACGATTATTTCCATCAGCTCACGGAAGTGGAGCCGAAGCGCGCGGCCCGGGTCGGCATCCGCCACTACACCTGGCTCTGTCTCAATCCGAAGGAGGCCGACAATCGCTCGCTCGCGCGGGCAGTCATCGAAAAGATCCCGAAGTATCTCGATCGGCCCAACGTCCTCGGGATCGGAGAGATCGGATTGAACCGGGTCACACGGAACGAGGTGGCGACTTTTCAGGACCATCTCGACCTCGCCGTCGCGCACAATCAGATGATCCTCATCCACACCCCCCACCTTGAGGACAAATACAAAGGGACACGGATCATCGTGGAGACCCTTTTGAAAGATGGGCGGATCGATCCCGGACGGATCCTGATCGATCACGCGGAGGAACATACAATCGGGATGATCCTGAAAAATGGCTTTTGGGCAGGGATCACCCTCTACCCCCAGACCAAGGTTTCACCGCAGCGGGCGATCGACATGATCGAGCGGGCCGGACCGGAGCGGATCTGCGTCAGCTCCGCCTGCGACTGGGGACCGAGTCTTCCGATCGCCATTCCCCGCTTCGCCCTGGAGATGCGGCGGCGGTGCCATTCGGAAAGATCGATTCGAAAAATCATCTATGAGAATCCGGCCGCCTTTTTGAGCCAGTCTCCCCGCTTTACACTTGAAAACGTGACGGACCGGAACGGGCAGAAAGCGGCTCCCTCCGCTCCTTTGGGAGCGCGGTAA